The following are encoded together in the Cicer arietinum cultivar CDC Frontier isolate Library 1 chromosome 2, Cicar.CDCFrontier_v2.0, whole genome shotgun sequence genome:
- the LOC101506059 gene encoding uncharacterized protein, which produces MKMSVRRSGTFLLQTSPHSHLVASSRFRSLTTETKQGDYPSPTQTQLPKDQKLTDIVDEICKITRTKPRWENTLLSQYPSFNFSDPNFFLLYLNHQNNSFLSLRFLHWLSSHCSFSPDQSSCNVLFDALVDAEACKAAKSLLDYPGFTPKPASLESYIRCLINGGMVEDALDVFVTLKKVGFLPSVSTFNASLLACLKVGRTDLVWTLYERMLESGIVASIDVETVGYLIKAFCAENKVFNGYELLRQVLDKGLCPDNTVFNSLIAGFCKERQYTRVSEILHIMIAMKCNPDIYTYQEVINGLFKRKNAEGFRVFNDLKDRGYFPDRVMYTTVIKGLCDIGLLGEARKLWFEMIQKGLVPNEYTYNVMVYGYFKIGDLVEARKLYEDMCGRGYSENAVSYTTMISGLCLHGRTDEALSLFREMSEKGVACDLIIYNSLIKGLCQKGKLVKATDLLNELLVKGLEPSVSSFTPLIKRLCEVGDTEGAMRLLKDMHDRHLEPIAGTHDYIIIGLCKEGNFVQGMEWLLNMLSWKLKPKEQTFEHLIDSLLQEDRLDDILVVLDLMFREGYRLKESIIHSLVCKFSKENLHLPNLCLEELV; this is translated from the coding sequence ATGAAAATGTCAGTGAGGAGAAGTGGTACATTTCTCCTCCAAACTTCTCCTCATTCTCATCTCGTTGCAAGTTCTCGTTTTCGAAGCCTCACCACAGAAACCAAACAAGGAGATTATCCTTCTCCCACTCAAACCCAACTTCCTAAAGACCAAAAACTTACTGATATTGTTGATGAAATCTGCAAGATCACTCGAACTAAACCGCGTTGGGAGAACACCCTTCTTTCACAATACCCATCTTTCAATTTCTCCGATCCCAATTTCTTCCTCCTTTATCTCAATCACCAAAATAACTCTTTCCTCTCCCTTCGTTTCCTTCACTGGCTCTCTTCTCATTGTAGTTTCTCACCGGATCAATCTTCCTGCAATGTTCTCTTTGATGCTCTTGTGGATGCTGAAGCCTGCAAAGCCGCAAAATCATTGCTTGATTACCCTGGTTTCACTCCAAAGCCTGCTTCTTTGGAGTCTTACATTCGATGTCTCATCAATGGTGGAATGGTGGAGGATGCACTTGATGTGTTTGTTACTTTGAAAAAGGTTGGATTTTTACCATCCGTTTCAACTTTTAATGCGTCTCTATTGGCTTGTTTAAAAGTTGGTAGGACTGATTTGGTTTGGACATTGTATGAACGTATGCTTGAATCTGGTATTGTAGCTAGCATTGATGTTGAAACTGTTGGGTATCTTATAAAGGCATTTTGTGCTGAGAACAAAGTTTTTAATGGGTATGAACTTCTTAGACAGGTTCTTGACAAGGGCTTGTGTCCTGATAATACTGTTTTTAATTCACTTATAGCTGGTTTTTGTAAGGAGAGACAATATACTAGAGTTTCTGAAATCCTTCATATTATGATTGCCATGAAATGTAATCCGGACATCTATACTTATCAAGAAGTTATTAATGGACTCTTCAAGAGGAAAAATGCTGaggggtttagggtttttaatgatCTCAAGGATAGAGGGTATTTTCCAGACAGAGTTATGTACACAACAGTGATCAAAGGTCTTTGTGATATTGGGTTGCTTGGTGAGGCCAGGAAGTTGTGGTTTGAGATGATTCAAAAAGGACTTGTGCCAAATGAATATACTTATAATGTAATGGTATATGGTTATTTTAAGATTGGTGATCTTGTTGAGGCAAGGAAGCTCTATGAGGATATGTGTGGTAGAGGTTATTCAGAAAATGCGGTTAGCTATACCACAATGATTTCGGGTCTGTGCTTGCATGGAAGGACCGATGAAGCTCTGAGTTTGTTTCGTGAAATGTCTGAAAAGGGTGTTGCTTGTGATTTGATCATTTACAACTCTCTAATCAAAGGTCTTTGCCAGAAAGGCAAGCTAGTTAAGGCTACTGATCTGTTAAATGAACTTCTTGTAAAGGGTTTAGAACCATCAGTTTCTTCATTTACTCCTCTCATTAAAAGACTTTGTGAAGTCGGAGACACTGAGGGTGCGATGAGGTTGTTGAAAGATATGCATGATAGGCATTTGGAACCAATTGCTGGTACACATGATTATATTATAATTGGGTTGTGTAAAGAAGGAAATTTTGTACAAGGTATGGAGTGGTTGCTGAACATGTTGAGTTGGAAGCTGAAACCCAAAGAGCAGACCTTTGAGCACCTGATTGACAGTCTATTACAAGAAGATAGGTTAGATGATATTTTGGTTGTTTTAGATTTAATGTTTAGAGAAGGATATAGACTCAAAGAAAGCATAATCCATTCTTTGGTGTGTAAATTTAGCAAAGAGAATTTACATCTTCCGAATTTGTGTTTGGAGGAGCTCGTataa